The Melanotaenia boesemani isolate fMelBoe1 chromosome 11, fMelBoe1.pri, whole genome shotgun sequence genome includes the window GAGGGATTCACagagaaaaatgtgacaaaggATACATACATTTGCTCTTTGCATTTCCTCGGTGGAAAAGGGCCAACAATTGATGATCCAGACCCAATACCAGCAACAACAACATCTGGACAGGTAGGTTCTTTGCCTTTTCCGCGGCAGAATGGTCATTCATACAGTTCATGATATCCTTTTTCCGTAGCTGGTTGTCCAGACAATTGCCTATACGCACAGCTCCACTCTTTACTGAACTTAAGGCAACTTCTTGTCTTTCATTACTGGACGAACTATTATAactattattaattataatgtCTCGGATTCAGATGAATTTGAGACATTAGTGAGATCCCACCTGTTAATCCCACTTCTCAAGTATTGCTCAAGTAGTTATCTCAACTCAACCTCCTTTGTCTCAATGAtgtcttttccccttttttgctTACCTCTTGCTCCTATGGTAACCTTAGGAGAAGTAATTCAGCAACAAATGATCACAGAATGATACGAGTATGAGAAGCTCAAACTAGTCTCATGAGACAAGAATGAACAACAGATGATAAACTTTGCTTTACTGTGGGCAGTTGTCATGGAATCCAGTAGCTGAACACTCCACATTTTGTAACACAGGCTTTTTAGACCTTACCTCTCAAAGCCACCAAAGTATTAAGACTAATGGGccactatttatttttctttgacctgCCTGTCAGCTGGGTGTCAATAAAACAGGCCAAGCTTGCTCAGCCAATGTTctattgtcatgttttgttttgtgattgtgtttttaaaccaaatgaGGTATTATCTTATAaaactcattttctgtttctaggTGGAGAAAATAGCCCGCAAAAGGAAAGCTCCTACCCAAAGAAATGAGGCTGTTTCTGaagcaaagagaaagaggaaaagattgACCCACAATAACACTCCATCGAGTAGCCACGAGACAGAACATGAATCGACTGATCTTCACATAAATGATGATACCACAGCTGCAACAGCCCTTCTGGACCTTTCTTCAGTTTCAGGTTGTGtgatatattttttcaaaattaagaataaaaatatatttttaatctgtGTCTTTTCACACTATCAGGATGGAAATTTATTGTttcaatttatatttttcagatcTTTCAGCTCAAATCATCACGGATAGCTTTGATAAGATGGACCAATCCTGTCAGACCGATGCTACATGTGATGAACTGATTAAgttaaaactggaaaacaagATTCAAAAAGATGAACTCTCAAAGTGCAGAGAGCAAGATGTAAATGCACAGCAGAAAAGCACTTTTTCTGTTGATGATGTCAGAAATGATGACAAGCAGGCAAAATTCTACACTGGTCTGACATGGCTTCAGTTCATGGCTCTCTGGAATTTCCTTGGACCCTCTACAGATAAGTTAACATATCACAAAAGCACATTAAGGTCAGAAATATCTCCAAGTAAAAGGCCAGGTGTCAAAAGAAAACTGGATCCCATTAATGAACTATTTCTTACCCTAATAAGACTGAGAACTGGCTTACTTCATCAGGATTTGGCATTTAGATTTGGAGTTTCTGTTAGATTAGTCTCAAAAATAGTCACCACTTGGATTCAGTTTATGTATCTTGAGTTTTCCACAttgagaaaacaaatgtttgcatCTCGAGAAATTGTTGCCAGAAATCTCCCTTCATGTTTTAAGAGATTCAAAGGGATTAGAACCATTATTGATTGTACTGAATTTTTTGTTGAACAAGCCTCTAATTTTGAGCAACAGGGTAATCTGTACTCATCGTATAAAAGTCATGGGACATATAAAGTTTTAGTAGGTGTGTCCCCCACTGGCGCTGTTATGTTTGTATCTGATGCATACGAAGGGTCGATCTCTGATGTTGAAATTGTAAAGCAAAGTGGATTTCTTGATAATCTTGAAGCTGGGGATCTTGTTCTAGCTGATCGGGGTTTCACAATAAGGGAAATTTTAGCAGAAAGGGGGGTTCACCTTAACATCCCACCATTTTTGAGTGGGAGAAAACGGCTCACGCCAGAGGAAGAAATTTACACTAAAAAGATAGCAAGAGTAAGAATCCATGTTGAAA containing:
- the LOC121648970 gene encoding uncharacterized protein LOC121648970, whose translation is MVTTKHCCFGVCRSDSRYSDREHMKGVFFIPFPKPGREPEKCQRWVRACKREGFTEKNVTKDTYICSLHFLGGKGPTIDDPDPIPATTTSGQVEKIARKRKAPTQRNEAVSEAKRKRKRLTHNNTPSSSHETEHESTDLHINDDTTAATALLDLSSVSDLSAQIITDSFDKMDQSCQTDATCDELIKLKLENKIQKDELSKCREQDVNAQQKSTFSVDDVRNDDKQAKFYTGLTWLQFMALWNFLGPSTDKLTYHKSTLRSEISPSKRPGVKRKLDPINELFLTLIRLRTGLLHQDLAFRFGVSVRLVSKIVTTWIQFMYLEFSTLRKQMFASREIVARNLPSCFKRFKGIRTIIDCTEFFVEQASNFEQQGNLYSSYKSHGTYKVLVGVSPTGAVMFVSDAYEGSISDVEIVKQSGFLDNLEAGDLVLADRGFTIREILAERGVHLNIPPFLSGRKRLTPEEEIYTKKIARVRIHVER